A single window of Mycosarcoma maydis chromosome 1, whole genome shotgun sequence DNA harbors:
- a CDS encoding uncharacterized protein (related to PPR1 - transcription factor regulating pyrimidine pathway) — translation MATNISGSNAEPSGSANNATGSSATFTNKPAKRKANHATGSLASFTNKPAKRKADKATDSSSPLDAADVHGAKPLARAVLVCKRCRSKKIKCDQAFPACGSCVKAGEPCVGIDSATGREVSRSYIVDLEHQVAELRAQNAELERLLAEQPASRLTNTAPSGLKRPLQHVQVEFPLDQSESIASPDLRPTKRPATSPDNEREQLASSQSLPGLILGPAGVEVIPSAANETRQANARPSLGRLHSHASGLSPARLLCQAIQQSAQAGLRIRDPGSSSRMRKHAAQSHREDPNKRANINLFREPALPGGDPDNATRDGRLAKLEVKSPSPHSGTATPSDGKKNSPFDDGDLMQYATATETADITVPAPEQALKPSPLPAPFPPLSIARKLIDAYFERVNPQLPILDRASFMVRFEKACTIGLERAKAKLSAEEQRQLRGGDDELAIKMQPADGHLFHLVFAIAAAMGWTRSNWSAENHHEAAMRYLDPRRLTSAAQEGNVGAIMGRDALEQLQCLLLTALYSIMRPMKPGVWYCLGVALRLTTGIGLYSETPGVLEESTHLTHDTSETLVQRKRRLFWCSYALDRQVCVHLGRPFGIADSDIKVNLPWVDNEREIVPVPMEQDENRTHGADAVEDIDSSTELARREAASTLAALQSSDKEQQDGLGRGFAVSLPKPRDASRWISLSFFRMRILQSEIQSMLYQNAELPRRFDSYAHWKTDILRRLHAWRRYAPSSKSDLEASGCGYNPIFLELNYQQTLLMVFGLSPRFPNASRKDLASVEECSRSIINMYATLSKEGQMNYTWMTGHNVFIACTSYLYAVWQISATDPVSFRSSATLGFRSKVDEIHHFAAACDKVLSSLQWATAEKCRKCLRTMFYATSVVIEKIDRMSSALSGNCGRFEAAADRRGISDEETKQEDSTGSANKASLASSGSEIEHERREALSSSKRNAPKSAAATSSWSLFSQDRDWHQPAFKRSIDAAVASPRSESLIGASRWNSGGQARSSPNAGVLWPIENEMPDHHSELGTSGRGLSSNPGEAGRLGSTPADAYASDATTPSRGLDVGSAIVDTTSSNSWYAFSSETSPKILFPDSPSNFDISSLMATSAMELDALFREAGLSAGPPGDHRDWVETSTASLHNGAMLAPPFALGGDAREQSVLKMEQSEIMGTLYDTVHHGIPSGDQSKEKWAFNAGARVRNEQQGLAGPVAEAEAFETDWEALGFGYRMNEPMQHNGPMPLFAGHVGSQQQQQQQQGGFQDAHGHSHQSKGRAGTEFDTRFLDSHMGF, via the coding sequence ATGGCTACCAACATCTCCGGCTCGAATGCCGAGCCAAGTGGCTCAGCCAACAATGCTACCGGATCTTCGGCCACTTTTACGAACAAGCCTGCGAAGCGCAAGGCCAATCATGCTACCGGATCTTTGGCCTCTTTCACGAACAAACCCGCGAAGCGCAAGGCAGACAAAGCCACAGATTCGTCATCTCCgctggatgctgctgacgtGCACGGAGCCAAGCCACTCGCAAGGGCTGTTCTTGTTTGCAAGAGATGCCGCTCCAAGAAAATCAAGTGCGATCAGGCTTTTCCAGCATGCGGATCTTGCGTCAAGGCCGGCGAGCCATGTGTTGGTATCGATTCGGCAACCGGTCGTGAAGTCAGTCGCAGCTATATCGTCGACCTTGAGCATCAGGTCGCCGAACTCCGAGCGCAGAatgctgagctcgagcgccttcTAGCCGAACAGCCTGCTTCGCGGCTCACGAACACCGCCCCATCCGGACTCAAACGACCTCTACAACATGTCCAAGTCGAATTTCCGCTGGATCAGTCCGAATCGATTGCCTCGCCCGATCTGCGACCAACAAAGCGTCCAGCCACATCTCCTGACAACGAACGAGAACAACTGGCTTCAAGTCAATCGCTGCCCGGTCTCATCCTCGGACCAGCCGGGGTCGAAGTGATCCCATCCGCAGCGAACGAAACGCGCCAAGCCAATGCACGACCGTCGCTCGGGCGTCTGCACTCACATGCAAGCGGCCTGTCCCCCGCACGTCTCCTATGCCAGGCTATCCAACAATCAGCGCAAGCTGGTCTCCGCATTCGCGACCCGGGCTCTTCCTCGCGAATGAGAAAGCACGCAGCGCAGAGTCACCGCGAGGATCCAAACAAAAGAGCAAACATCAACTTATTCCGAGAGCCGGCGCTCCCAGGCGGCGATCCCGACAATGCTACCCGAGACGGGCGATTAGCAAAGCTGGAAGTCAAGTCTCCCTCCCCTCACAGCGGTACAGCGACACCATCTGACGGCAAGAAAAACTCTCCTTTCGACGACGGCGATCTTATGCAGTATGCCACTGCTACCGAGACTGCCGACATCACCGTCCCTGCACCTGAACAGGCTCTCAAGCCATCTCCGTTACCTGCTCCCTTTCCGCCGCTGTCGATCGCAAGGAAGCTGATCGATGCCTACTTTGAGCGCGTCAACCCCCAGCTGCCCATTCTGGACCGCGCTTCCTTCATGGTGCGCTTCGAGAAAGCATGTACTATCGGCCTTGAAAGAGCAAAAGCCAAGCTTTCCGCTGAGGAGCAACGGCAGCTACGAGGCGGAGACGATGAactcgccatcaagatgcAGCCTGCAGATGGACATCTGTTCCACCTTGTCTTTGCCATAGCTGCTGCCATGGGCTGGACGCGCTCAAATTGGAGCGCGGAGAATCATCACGAGGCTGCCATGCGTTACCTGGATCCCAGACGGTTGACCAGTGCCGCCCAAGAAGGCAACGTGGGCGCTATCATGGGCCGAGACgctcttgagcagcttcagtGTTTGCTCCTCACCGCTCTTTACTCGATAATGCGGCCCATGAAGCCGGGTGTTTGGTACTGCCTTGGCGTCGCCCTGCGTCTCACAACCGGAATCGGGCTTTACTCGGAAACACCAGGTGTTCTCGAAGAGTCTACGCATCTCACTCACGATACCAGTGAGACTCTGGTTCAGAGGAAGCGCCGGTTGTTCTGGTGCTCCTATGCGCTGGACCGCCAAGTCTGCGTGCACCTTGGCCGACCCTTTGGAATTGCTGATTCAGACATCAAGGTGAATCTTCCGTGGGTCGACAACGAAAGAGAAATCGTGCCCGTGCCGATGGAACAAGACGAGAATCGCACTCACGGTGCGGATGCCGTGGAAGATATCGATTCGTCGACAGAGCTAGCACGCAGAGAAGCAGCATCCACCTTGGCGGCACTACAGTCGAGTGATaaagagcagcaagacggTTTAGGCCGAGGTTTTGCCGTCTCATTGCCGAAACCTAGAGATGCGAGTCGATGGATTTCTCTTTCCTTTTTCCGCATGCGTATTCTGCAGTCCGAGATCCAGTCTATGCTTTATCAGAATGCGGAGCTGCCTCGTCGATTCGACTCGTACGCTCATTGGAAGACAGACATTCTACGCAGACTTCACGCATGGCGACGCTATGCACCCTCTTCCAAGAGTGACCTTGAGGCCAGTGGCTGCGGTTACAATCCCATTTTCCTGGAGCTCAACTACCAGCAAACGCTTCTGATGGTTTTCGGACTCAGCCCTCGTTTCCCCAACGCTTCCCGCAAAGACTTGGCCAGCGTCGAAGAATGCAGCCGCAGCATTATCAATATGTATGCGACACTTTCCAAAGAAGGTCAGATGAATTATACGTGGATGACGGGTCACAACGTCTTCATCGCCTGTACAAGCTACCTGTACGCTGTCTGGCAGATCAGCGCTACGGATCCGGTGTCGTTCCGTTCCAGCGCCACACTCGGCTTCCGCAGTAAGGTCGATGAGATTCATcactttgctgctgcctgcgACAAAGTTCTCTCCTCTTTGCAATGGGCTACTGCGGAGAAGTGCCGAAAGTGTCTGCGCACCATGTTCTACGCCACTTCTGTGGTGATCGAGAAGATTGACAGAATGTCTTCGGCCTTGTCCGGTAATTGTGGCCGTTTTGAAGCAGCGGCAGACCGTCGCGGTATCAGCGACGAAGAAACAAAACAGGAAGATAGCACAGGTTCCGCGAACAAAGCGTCGCTTGCTTCGTCGGGGTCAGAGATAGAGCACGAACGTAGAGAGGCACTCTCATCCTCGAAACGGAACGCGCCGAAGTCAGCGGCTGCAacatcgtcttggtcgctTTTTTCTCAGGACCGCGATTGGCATCAGCCAGCATTCAAACGGtccatcgacgctgcgGTTGCGTCTCCTCGATCCGAGTCTTTGATAGGCGCGTCTAGGTGGAACTCAGGCGGTCAGGCGCGCTCATCACCCAATGCAGGCGTTCTGTGGCCCATCGAAAATGAGATGCCAGATCACCATAGTGAGCTTGGCACGAGCGGCCGTGGGCTGAGCTCAAACCCAGGTGAAGCAGGCCGACTAGGTTCGACTCCGGCGGATGCATACGCCAGCGATGCCACCACTCCCAGTCGAGGTCTTGACGTCGGTTCAGCCATCGTTGacacgacgagcagcaatTCTTGGTACGCTTTCAGCTCGGAGACCAGCCCAAAGATTCTGTTCCCAGACAGTCCTTCCAACTTTGACATTTCGTCGTTGATGGCCACGTCGGCGATGGAGCTTGATGCACTCTTCAGAGAAGCTGGCTTATCGGCGGGACCTCCCGGCGACCACCGGGACTGGGTGGAGACTAGCACGGCGTCTCTGCACAACGGCGCGATGCTAGCGCCTCCGTTTGCGCTGGGAGGTGATGCTCGCGAGCAATCTGTGCTCAAGATGGAACAAAGCGAGATTATGGGGACCCTCTACGACACGGTTCACCATGGCATCCCATCCGGCGATCAGTCAAAAGAGAAATGGGCTTTCAATGCTGGTGCCCGAGTCAGGaacgagcagcaaggtcTTGCGGGCCCGGTTGCTGAAGCCGAAGCGTTCGAGACTGACTGGGAGGCGCTTGGGTTTGGCTACCGGATGAACGAACCAATGCAACACAACGGCCCGATGCCCTTATTTGCAGGTCATGTAGGctcacagcagcagcagcagcaacaacaagGGGGATTCCAGGATGCTCATGGTCATTCACATCAGTCCAAGGGTCGAGCAGGAACCGAGTTTGACACGCGTTTCCTGGACTCGCACATGGGATTCTAG
- a CDS encoding uncharacterized protein (related to UGO1 - outer membrane component of the mitochondrial fusion machinery) has translation MTAPPPSTGASAQQAHPLRPYYQPPEDSVFIATAPRFNTSGLPKATASSSSKTFGGSTMPKPSSNRYMSSNDAKPYVATTSAGGFNEADAGISDILRALLISGALQYTSTCLAMPFEVGKLLLQVQWVPRDDVWLSLTQQAALAERRTISTTTRQLKAPPHQSQAEETTEAWEQEVSPEAIEWDDEASAHQEEEHQDDLIEADLSDEDDADAYFRDVTSKPTRPNTSLYSERKKRRMVDASGYVMRQSVYDQGARPEFVMPVVVRGGVWEMMKAVGRGKEGWLGLWKGSLTSFVLEVTSSTIQPIISSILSLFAPTALSPLPLAYAPYPYKTLGLLLSSHLVTGILVSPLDLVRTRLISQSTLPAHRKYSGPYDAIKKTLKEEGGWKTAYLHPNLLIPTILDFTLRPLLSLAAPLLIEHTFRLESNTHPISYAIAELAISTASLCITLPIETVRRRLQLQVRRPHDAISEEAALTSSRKITSATLQQQQTTTITTATLRGGVDQATGNVGVRGLRTCVETRPIPYVGVVEAIYRIVTEETIATHIRSSSKPAEASSKETSQGDTSECAGATHALAQSGILAAKTGHSSLGGLRSLYRGFGMAFSANLVVFMLTLVSGERAGPAGWAEI, from the coding sequence ATGACAGCACCGCCTCCGTCGACAGGGGCCAGTGCTCAGCAAGCGCATCCGCTCCGACCGTACTATCAACCGCCTGAGGACTCGGTGTTTATCGCTACCGCTCCGCGCTTCAACACATCCGGACTACCCAAAGCAACGGCCAGCTCCTCTTCAAAGACTTTTGGTGGCAGCACTATGCCCAAACCGTCCTCGAATAGATACATGTCATCTAATGACGCCAAGCCTTATGTCGCGACAACATCGGCAGGCGGCTTTAATGAAGCGGATGCCGGCATCTCGGACATCTTGCGCGCACTTCTCATCAGTGGTGCGCTTCAGTACACCAGCACATGCCTCGCGATGCCTTTCGAGGTCGGCAAACTCCTTTTACAGGTTCAATGGGTACCTAGAGACGATGTCTGGCTCTCTCTCacgcagcaagcagccCTAGCAGAGCGACGTACCATCTCCACTACCACACGGCAGTTGAAGGCTCCCCCTCATCAGTCACAGGCAGAGGAAACGACGGAAGCGTGGGAGCAGGAAGTGTCTCCCGAGGCCATCGAGTGggacgacgaagccagTGCGCACCAAGAAGAGGAGCACCAAGACGATCTCATCGAGGCAGACCTTTCggatgaagacgatgctgacgctTACTTTCGCGATGTCACCTCCAAACCAACTCGACCGAACACCTCGCTCTACTCTGAACGCAAAAAGAGGCGCATGGTAGATGCTTCTGGCTACGTTATGCGCCAAAGCGTCTACGATCAAGGCGCGCGACCCGAGTTTGTCATGCCAGTCGTGGTGAGAGGGGGGGTGTGGGAGATGATGAAAGCCGTCGGCCGCGGTAAGGAAGGCTGGCTCGGTCTCTGGAAGGGATCCTTGACCTCGTTCGTCCTTGAGGTGACATCGTCCACTATCCAACCCATCATCTCTTCCATTCTCTCACTGTTTGCGCCCACAGCGCTCTCTCCTTTGCCTCTGGCGTATGCCCCTTACCCATACAAGACGCTCGGCCTACTGCTTTCGTCGCATCTCGTTACGGGAATCCTGGTATCGCCGCTTGACCTCGTCCGGACCCGTTTGATCTCGCAGAGCACGCTTCCAGCACACCGCAAATACAGTGGTCCATACGACGCCATCAAAAAGACACTGAAAGAAGAAGGTGGTTGGAAGACGGCGTACCTACATCCCAATTTGCTCATCCCAACCATCCTCGACTTTACCCTGCGACCGTTGCTGTCGCTCGCTGCACCGCTGCTCATCGAACACACATTTCGACTCGAATCCAACACGCATCCGATCAGCTATGCcattgccgagctcgcAATTTCCACTGCTTCTCTGTGCATTACTCTTCCCATCGAGACAGTGCGCAGAAGGCTGCAGCTTCAGGTCCGCAGGCCACACGATGCAATCTCTGAGGAGGCTGCCTTGACTTCGTCACGCAAGATCACCAGCGCGACTCtgcaacaacagcagacTACGACAATTACCACCGCGACTTTACGTGGTGGTGTCGACCAAGCCACCGGCAACGTGGGCGTACGAGGTCTGCGCACGTGTGTCGAGACCCGACCTATCCCTTACGTTGGTGTGGTGGAAGCCATCTACCGTATTGTGACGGAAGAGACTATCGCTACGCACATTCGATCGTCATCCAAACCAGCGGAAGCGAGCTCAAAGGAGACATCGCAGGGCGACACTTCGGAATGCGCTGGAGCAACTCACGCGCTGGCTCAGTCGGGCATCTTGGCGGCAAAGACAGGTCACTCGTCTCTGGGCGGACTTCGTTCGCTCTACCGTGGCTTCGGTATGGCGTTCAGCGCCAACTTGGTTGTATTCATGCTGACGCTTGTGAGCGGCGAGCGTGCTGGCCCTGCCGGATGGGCCGAGATCTAG